The Chryseobacterium oranimense genome contains the following window.
GAAGTTTTATCCTTACTACTTTAAAGCAAGAACTCCTGAATTAGGACGCTATTTCGGCATTTTTAAAGATGGCCAATTAGCGGCTGTAACGGGCGAAAGGATGCAGATGAATGATATGACGGAGGTAAGTGCTGTGATTACAGATACTGATCATCTGGGAAAAGGCCTGGCCAAACAGCTGGTGACTTTTGTTTCCGGAAAGATCTTTGAGGATGGAAAAACACCTTTCCTGCATGTAGCAGAAAGCAATACCGGAGCTAAAATACTCTATGAAAAGCTTGGCTTTATGCACAGAGGAAAAATAAACCTATGGGGCGTGAAAAGATAATTTTCCTGTCCTTTTTTATTATAAGATCCTATTTTATTTTCCCACAAATCTCACAAATTTTACAGATGATTGAGCATAAAAATCTGTGCGATCTGAGAAATCTGTGGGAAATTATTTTTAAAACAAAACCTTATCCTCTTTTCTCAATTCCTCAAGATATTTAATTTTATCATCCCTGTAAAACAAATTCATGGTCTCGAAAGGAATCATTTTTAAATCTTTATTGACAATATGAACACAAGATTTTTTAATGGCACGCACATCAAAATCGTGCGCATCCATAAAATTCATGATGATAATTCTAAAGAGATTATCATAGTCTAAATTCGGAGCCGAAACTTCCGGAAGACAGCATAGTAACTGGTTTACTTTAGGCTGAACTTTATCCACAGAAATCCCGGTGCTGAAAATATCTAAAAGCTGCATTTGCAAGCCTGTATCCTGTTCGTAAACGATGGTATTTCTCGTTTCATTATTCAGCAAATCTGCGGGGTTGATATATCTTGTAAGAGGAATGGTTTCACCTTCGAGCTTTAAAATATATCCCATCGCCAAAGCATCCGGATTACAAGGAACGGGGATAATATCATCGGCGTTCAGAAGCGGAAACTGATTTAAAATTTCCTGCCTAACTTCTGTTAAAGTAATTTTTTCGTGGGCAGAATCCTCCCTGTTTCTTCCAGCTACCTCAACGGGCTGGAAGGTAATCCCGCGGACGCATTTCTGTTTTAAAGCAAAATCAATTAATTTTCCAATCTCGTCGATGTTTTTTCCTTTTTGAAGCACGATAACCAAAGTTGTGGAAAGATTTAATTCATTTAATTTTTCCAAAGCTTTCATCCGGACATCCGTTAAATCTTTTCCTCTGAAATCTTCCAAAACTTCGGGTTTAAAAGAATCAAACTGAAGATAAATTTCAAATTCCGGAGCATAAGT
Protein-coding sequences here:
- a CDS encoding radical SAM protein, which produces MPVRNYTYYDYTISLCPECLKRVGAKIIIEDEAVFMTKRCPDHGFFKTMIASDVQYYKNIRNYNKASEMPVHFGTDVEYGCPYDCGLCVDHEQHSCLSIVEVTDRCNLTCPTCYAMSSPHYGSHRTLEQIEAMFDTIVKNEGEPDVVQISGGEPTIHPEFFKIMDIAKSKPIKHLMLNTNGIRIANDPGFAEKLATYAPEFEIYLQFDSFKPEVLEDFRGKDLTDVRMKALEKLNELNLSTTLVIVLQKGKNIDEIGKLIDFALKQKCVRGITFQPVEVAGRNREDSAHEKITLTEVRQEILNQFPLLNADDIIPVPCNPDALAMGYILKLEGETIPLTRYINPADLLNNETRNTIVYEQDTGLQMQLLDIFSTGISVDKVQPKVNQLLCCLPEVSAPNLDYDNLFRIIIMNFMDAHDFDVRAIKKSCVHIVNKDLKMIPFETMNLFYRDDKIKYLEELRKEDKVLF